A single region of the Trachemys scripta elegans isolate TJP31775 chromosome 19, CAS_Tse_1.0, whole genome shotgun sequence genome encodes:
- the PDPN gene encoding podoplanin isoform X2, producing the protein MFIQTQLLIFLLGSMPSRAFAEEASTVPLEDETVSNDLKDRNDSEVEERPTLLPTRLNTIRNLFPLEDLITTESMVADNEDSENSTDPDVVENSEDEVGGEPGTTDEKDGLATVALVGIIVGIIIAVGIVTGIIIAVVRKMSGRYS; encoded by the exons ATGTTTATTCAAACTCaactcctcatcttcctcctagGGAGCATGCCCTCCAGGGCATTTGCTGAAGAAG CAAGCACAGTTCCACTGGAAGATGAAACAGTATCGAACGATTTAAAAGACAGAAATGACTCAGAGGTTGAAGAAAGGCCAACTCTG TTGCCTACAAGACTGAACACCATAAGAAACTTGTTCCCCTTAGAAGATCTAATAACCACAGAAAGTATGGTCGCCGATAATGAAGACAGTGAGAACTCTACTGATCCGGATGTTGTTGAAAATTCTGAAG ACGAAGTGGGTGGCGAGCCAGGGACTACAGACGAGAAAG ATGGCCTGGCAACAGTTGCACTGGTTGGAATCATCGTTGGAATCATAATAGCAGTGGGAATCGTTACTGGAATCATCATTGCCGTCGTGAGGAAAATGTCGGGCAGGTACTCGTAA
- the PDPN gene encoding podoplanin isoform X1 codes for MFIQTQLLIFLLGSMPSRAFAEEASTVPLEDETVSNDLKDRNDSEVEERPTLLPTRLNTIRNLFPLEDLITTESMVADNEDSENSTDPDVVENSEDEVGGEPGTTDEKDGLATVALVGIIVGIIIAVGIVTGIIIAVVRKMSGRYSP; via the exons ATGTTTATTCAAACTCaactcctcatcttcctcctagGGAGCATGCCCTCCAGGGCATTTGCTGAAGAAG CAAGCACAGTTCCACTGGAAGATGAAACAGTATCGAACGATTTAAAAGACAGAAATGACTCAGAGGTTGAAGAAAGGCCAACTCTG TTGCCTACAAGACTGAACACCATAAGAAACTTGTTCCCCTTAGAAGATCTAATAACCACAGAAAGTATGGTCGCCGATAATGAAGACAGTGAGAACTCTACTGATCCGGATGTTGTTGAAAATTCTGAAG ACGAAGTGGGTGGCGAGCCAGGGACTACAGACGAGAAAG ATGGCCTGGCAACAGTTGCACTGGTTGGAATCATCGTTGGAATCATAATAGCAGTGGGAATCGTTACTGGAATCATCATTGCCGTCGTGAGGAAAATGTCGGGCAGGTACTC
- the PDPN gene encoding podoplanin isoform X3, with product MFIQTQLLIFLLGSMPSRAFAEEASTVPLEDETVSNDLKDRNDSEVEERPTLLPTRLNTIRNLFPLEDLITTESMVADNEDSENSTDPDVVENSEDEVGGEPGTTDEKDGLATVALVGIIVGIIIAVGIVTGIIIAVVRKMSGRP from the exons ATGTTTATTCAAACTCaactcctcatcttcctcctagGGAGCATGCCCTCCAGGGCATTTGCTGAAGAAG CAAGCACAGTTCCACTGGAAGATGAAACAGTATCGAACGATTTAAAAGACAGAAATGACTCAGAGGTTGAAGAAAGGCCAACTCTG TTGCCTACAAGACTGAACACCATAAGAAACTTGTTCCCCTTAGAAGATCTAATAACCACAGAAAGTATGGTCGCCGATAATGAAGACAGTGAGAACTCTACTGATCCGGATGTTGTTGAAAATTCTGAAG ACGAAGTGGGTGGCGAGCCAGGGACTACAGACGAGAAAG ATGGCCTGGCAACAGTTGCACTGGTTGGAATCATCGTTGGAATCATAATAGCAGTGGGAATCGTTACTGGAATCATCATTGCCGTCGTGAGGAAAATGTCGGGCAG